A window of the Leishmania mexicana MHOM/GT/2001/U1103 complete genome, chromosome 29 genome harbors these coding sequences:
- a CDS encoding putative pseudouridine synthase A-like protein: MASSSTTDGHSAVAGTVETPASVCGSRETVAASPTALRKLGSTKKQRTERAFLFDRYPSRKIALRLAYHGHVHDGLAKQKETDNTVEGLVCDALRRLRLIPEDGPHNFGRCGRTDKGVSALGNALSLTARASCTADAEPQLPPLDYCSMLNNVLPSTIRIVGCALVDDAFDARFSCVHRTYRYYFFHRGLNLAAMQEAAAFFLGTHNFRNFCKMDVVNVSNFVRTVFSVGLYPSEELPELISYLEIRANSFLYHQIRCTMEVLFLVGRGLEAPSVVQTLLELGDCKPTYPLADGTPLVLWDCGFDNVQWEMSHCAFHAMEQELQDISTALLIRATSAAAMRSQLFRWYTGTADVFRKDALEKRVASGEGHSRAVVRRDPELRRLDGWSITGCDWTDPGTAGQMKARKRDLLYYLRTEANKGQPLSTTTSCEEKISQTEETTASAPLPPTNYVPLLQRETERTYEEEVRELSGKKRARYEVNEAKKAAAAAAHKEAVGED, translated from the coding sequence ATGGCGTCTTCTTCCACAACCGACGGCCACAGCGCTGTTGCCGGCACAGTGGAAACCCCGGCTTCGGTCTGTGGCAGCCGCGAAACCGTTGCCGCGTCACCGACAGCGCTGCGCAAACTAGGGAGTACAAAGAAGCAAAGAACGGAGAGAGCGTTCTTGTTCGACCGCTACCCAAGCCGAAAGATagcgctgcggctggcaTATCACGGTCACGTGCACGACGGCCTTGCAAAGCAGAAGGAGACAGACAACACAGTGGAGGGACTCGTGTGCGATGCGTTGCGACGGCTTCGCCTCATCCCGGAGGACGGGCCGCACAACTTTGGGCGGTGCGGTCGCACGGATAAGGGTGTCAGTGCCCTCGGCAACGCCTTATCACTTACCGCTCGCGCGTCGTGCACTGCAGATgcggagccgcagctgccgccactgGACTACTGCAGCATGCTCAACAACGTCCTGCCCTCGACGATTCGCATTGTTGGCTGTGCATTGGTCGATGACGCCTTCGACGCACGCTTTTCCTGCGTCCATCGCACCTACCGCTACTACTTTTTCCACCGCGGGCTGAACCTGGCAGCAATGCAGGAGGCtgccgccttcttcctcgGGACGCATAACTTCCGCAACTTCTGCAAGATGGATGTTGTGAATGTGAGCAACTTTGTGCGCACGGTGTTCTCGGTCGGCCTGTACCCGAGCGAGGAGCTGCCGGAGCTGATTTCCTACCTTGAGATCCGAGCTAACTCGTTCTTGTACCACCAGATTCGTTGCACCATGGAGGTGCTGTTTCTCGTGGGCCGCGGGCTCGAGGCCCCTAGCGTGGTCCAGACGTTGCTAGAGTTAGGTGACTGCAAGCCAACGTACCCCCTGGCAGACGGTACGCCGCTGGTACTGTGGGACTGCGGCTTCGACAATGTTCAGTGGGAGATGTCCCACTGCGCGTTTCATGCGATGGAGCAGGAACTGCAAGACATCAGCACCGCGCTTCTGATCCGCGCCACATCAGCCGCCGCTATGCGATCTCAGTTGTTCCGCTGGTACACCGGTACCGCAGACGTGTTTCGCAAGGACGCGTTGGAGAAAAGAGTTGCATCAGGCGAGGGCCACTCGCGCGCTGTTGTTCGGCGAGATCCCGAGCTGCGGCGTTTGGATGGGTGGTCCATCACGGGGTGCGACTGGACAGACCCGGGTACCGCCGGCCAGATGAAGGCGCGCAAGCGCGACCTGCTCTACTACCTGCGTACAGAAGCCAACAAAGGGCAGCCCCTCTCGACGACGACTAGCTGCGAGGAAAAGATTTCTCAGACCGAAGAAACCACTGCCAGCGCCCCGCTGCCTCCGACGAACTACGTGCCTCTCTTGCAGCGTGAGACAGAGCGCACCtatgaggaggaggtgcgggaGTTGAGCGGCAAGAAGCGTGCGCGCTACGAAGTGAatgaggcgaagaaggcggccgctgctgcggcgcataaggaggcggtgggcgaGGACTAA